A portion of the Jaculus jaculus isolate mJacJac1 chromosome 5, mJacJac1.mat.Y.cur, whole genome shotgun sequence genome contains these proteins:
- the LOC101617114 gene encoding HIV Tat-specific factor 1-like, which translates to MSRIFRQKDLCDEQLLRQESSGEAGDAKDGDAQNPAAGETDSFPELQAVAPCGRGPDSFPEITEALIATYQANYGFSESTSNAQDTGVNTAGEPLQREVSETADPRKRGEKRKNSGWFHVEEDKNTNVYVSGMPPDITVGEFTQLMSKFGIIMRDPQTEEFKIKLYKDNKGNLKGDGLCCYLRKESVELAVKLLDEDKIRGYKLHVEVAKFQLKGEYDVSKKKKQCKDYRKKLSLQQKQLDWRPERKAGPSRMSHERVVIIKNMFHPTDFDDEPLVLNEIREDLRVECSKFGQVRKLLVFDRHPDGVASVSFRRPEEADCCIQTLDKRWFGGRQISAQAWDGTTDYLVEETCKEREERMRGWDAFLNAPEANRDCQNSNSTSESVGQCRIKHFSGHISKSEINLQETATGTSFEGFTEKKVENSEDGGELDEHISGKDLKEYKHEKQAKQNLIEREFKPASPEIQSNGSQLKNEHEKCYPRKEAVKEDIAKTDMQDNVPEREYLKRAKDDENGPLKVSHGDESSKDSTDEESLNKGSEEESPERTSDEDCPAGQSERSFEKEFEVNRFERDFARHRSDRDLLKDENLFENVLEEHDTHSEFAEAPGRVLKEGGSERESGEYAKEKEDVCGKVPDAKPKEVEDEDEAEKECDDAGGKEKDDDENLFPSQDKKEDTDQKNNGDNEENLSKDENSSEKSCHEKVVSTEKYSGDFVEKEPVANVREDGSQPIDDIFVLNNNDRANEI; encoded by the coding sequence ATGAGCCGCATCTTCAGGCAGAAGGACCTGTGTGATGAGCAGCTGCTAAGGCAGGAATCAAGCGGAGAGGCAGGAGATGCCAAGGATGGGGATGCGCAGAATCCTGCTGCCGGGGAAACGGATTCTTTCCCAGAGCTTCAGGCTGTCGCCCCCTGTGGCCGAGGCCCTGATTCTTTCCCGGAGATCACTGAAGCTCTCATTGCTACCTATCAGGCTAATTATGGCTTCTCAGAGTCCACCTCAAATGCTCAGGACACAGGTGTCAACACGGCAGGAGAACCTCTGCAAAGAGAAGTCTCAGAGACCGCTGATCCcagaaagaggggagaaaaaagaaagaactcgGGATGGTTCCATGTTGAAGAAGACAAAAACACGAATGTGTATGTGTCTGGTATGCCTCCAGACATTACGGTAGGCGAATTTACGCAGCTTATGTCCAAGTTTGGCATTATTATGAGAGATCCCCAGACAGAAGAATTTAAGATCAAACTTTACAAAGACAATAAGGGAAATCTAAAGGGAGATGGGCTTTGTTGTTATTTGAGGAAAGAATCAGTGGAACTTGCGGTAAAACTTTTGGATGAAGATAAAATTAGAGGCTACAAATTGCATGTAGAGGTGGCCAAGTTTCAACTGAAGGGGGAATATGATGTCTCgaagaaaaagaagcaatgcAAAGATTATCGGAAGAAATTGTCTCTGCAACAAAAGCAGCTGGATTGGAGACCCGAGAGGAAGGCTGGACCATCCAGAATGAGTCATGAGCGAGTCGTCATCATCAAAAACATGTTTCACCCCACGGATTTTGACGATGAGCCCTTGGTACTGAATGAGATCAGAGAAGATCTCAGAGTAGAGTGCTCAAAGTTTGGACAAGTCAGGAAGCTCCTTGTTTTTGATAGGCACCCCGATGGTGTGGCCTCTGTGTCCTTCAGGCGTCCAGAGGAAGCTGACTGTTGTATTCAAACCCTTGACAAAAGGTGGTTTGGTGGCCGTCAAATCTCTGCACAAGCATGGGACGGGACTACAGATTATCTTGTGGAAGAGACCtgtaaagaaagggaagaaaggatgaGAGGGTGGGATGCATTCCTCAATGCTCCAGAGGCCAACAGAGACTGCCAGAATTCAAATTCCACCTCTGAAAGTGTAGGGCAATgtagaataaaacatttttcaggGCACATCTCCAAATCTGAAATAAACCTTCAGGAAACTGCAACTGGAACATCATTTGAAGGTTTTACTGAGAAAAAGGTTGAAAATTCAGAAGATGGGGGAGAGTTGGACGAACATATTTCTGGAAAGGATCTTAAAGAATATAAACATGAAAAACAGGCAAAACAAAATCTGATTGAAAGAGAATTCAAGCCAGCTTCCCCCGAGATACAGTCTAATGGGAGCCAACTtaaaaatgaacatgaaaaatGCTATCCCAGAAAAGAGGCTGTAAAAGAAGATATTGCTAAAACCGATATGCAAGATAATGTCCCAGAAAGAGAATACTTAAAGAGAGCCAAAGATGATGAGAATGGCCCGTTGAAAGTGTCTCATGGTGATGAGAGCAGCAAGGACAGCACAGATGAGGAGAGCTTGAACAAAGGATCAGAAGAGGAAAGCCCAGAGAGAACGTCTGATGAAGACTGCCCTGCAGGACAGTCTGAAAGAAGTTTTGAAAAAGAATTTGAAGTGAACAGATTTGAAAGAGATTTTGCCAGGCATCGCTCTGACAGGGACCTTCTTAAAGATGAAAACCTATTTGAAAATGTGCTAGAGGAACATGACACTCATTCAGAATTTGCTGAAGCCCCTGGGAGAGTGTTGAAAGAAGGAGGCTCAGAGAGAGAATCTGGGGAGTATGCCAAGGAAAAGGAAGATGTCTGTGGAAAGGTTCCtgatgcgaagcctaaggaggtGGAGGATGAAGATGAAGCTGAAAAAGAATGTGATGATGCTGGTGGAAAAGAGAAAGATGATGATGAAAACCTGTTTCCCAGCCAAGACAAAAAAGAAGACACAGATCAGAAGAACAATGGAGACAATGAGGAAAATCTGTCGAAAGATGAAAATTCCAGTGAGAAGTCATGTCATGAGAAGGTAGTTTCCACGGAGAAGTATTCTGGTGATTTTGTTGAGAAAGAGCCTGTGGCAAATGTGAGGGAAGATGGATCCCAGCCCATAGACGACATCTTTGTCCTAAATAACAACGATAGGGCCAATGAAATTTAA